One window of the Salvelinus fontinalis isolate EN_2023a chromosome 2, ASM2944872v1, whole genome shotgun sequence genome contains the following:
- the LOC129830295 gene encoding phospholipase A2-like yields MPALYRILLLFSVVIASMALQSPPRTKRGLLELAGVIKCSTGRSALAYMMYGCYCGLGGQGWPRDKADWCCHKHDCCYGDAEVAGCQTKTRKYQWTCEDRTAECDDLKDKCEKILCKCDREAAKCLRKAPFIRKYAMWPDFLCGCTLPTCNIY; encoded by the exons ATGCCTGCGCTTTATCGGATACTTCTACTGTTCTCTG tGGTAATAGCCTCTATGGCACTGCAGAGCCCCCCACGGACTAAGAGAGGGCTACTGGAGCTGGCAGGAGTCATCAAGTGCAGCACAGGCAGATCAGCCCTGGCCTATATGATGTATGGCTGCTACTGTGGACTGGGGGGTCAGGGCTGGCCCAGGGATAAAGCAGACTG GTGCTGTCACAAACATGACTGTTGCTACGGAGATGCAGAAGTTGCTGGTTGCCAAACCAAGACAAGAAAGTATCAATGGACATGTGAAGACAGGACTGCAGAATGTG ATGATCTCAAGGACAAATGTGAGAAGATTCTTTGTAAATGTGACAGGGAGGCAGCCAAATGCTTGAGAAAGGCACCTTTCATCCGGAAATATGCTATGTGGCCAGACTTTCTCTGTGGGTGTACACTGCCAACATGTAATATCTACTGA